In Bdellovibrionales bacterium, the following proteins share a genomic window:
- a CDS encoding DNA recombination protein RmuC, whose product MTKYQEFTQEIEIERKRSFVSIENELRRVTDTNSALSRTTAALKDALKKPSVRGRWGEIQLKNCIELAGMSEYSDVNLQDVRTSEDGQRLIPDMTVRMPGGRVVVVDAKTPIDAFLGSLEAADPEIQKAELVRHGRHVKDHVKKLSARAYGETIAESADFTIMFLPNESFLYAALESEPDLVEFALQRKVLISTPPTLVGLLKVIRFGWSEEKLAANAQKISEVGKELHKRLCDFIEAYSNIGKFLEKARQEYETGLMRLERRVLGQARLLEKLGAKSHKSLPSSLTHVEEEEVGEGVEIETLPVDLESRYSAATVTSNSDI is encoded by the coding sequence TTGACAAAATATCAGGAATTTACTCAAGAGATCGAGATTGAACGCAAAAGATCATTTGTGTCGATTGAGAATGAGTTGCGGAGAGTGACAGACACGAACTCGGCGCTTTCACGGACAACCGCCGCTCTCAAAGACGCTCTGAAAAAGCCCAGTGTGCGCGGTCGTTGGGGAGAAATTCAGCTAAAGAATTGCATTGAATTGGCAGGAATGTCGGAATACTCCGATGTTAATTTGCAAGACGTTAGAACTTCAGAAGACGGTCAGCGTTTGATTCCTGATATGACAGTGAGAATGCCAGGTGGGAGGGTTGTTGTTGTAGATGCTAAGACGCCAATCGACGCCTTTCTTGGCTCTTTGGAAGCAGCTGATCCGGAAATTCAAAAAGCTGAACTTGTACGTCATGGGCGTCATGTGAAAGACCACGTCAAAAAGTTATCGGCGAGGGCCTATGGGGAGACGATTGCAGAATCAGCCGATTTTACAATTATGTTTTTACCTAATGAAAGTTTTCTCTATGCGGCTCTTGAATCTGAACCTGATCTCGTCGAATTTGCCCTTCAGAGAAAAGTACTCATCTCAACCCCACCGACTTTGGTTGGACTTCTTAAAGTGATTCGGTTTGGTTGGAGTGAGGAGAAGTTGGCAGCCAATGCACAAAAGATTTCTGAAGTTGGCAAGGAGCTTCACAAACGCCTTTGCGATTTTATAGAAGCCTATTCCAACATTGGAAAATTTTTAGAAAAGGCACGTCAAGAATACGAAACGGGACTTATGCGTTTGGAAAGAAGAGTGTTAGGTCAAGCCAGGCTTCTTGAGAAACTTGGTGCAAAAAGTCACAAATCACTTCCTTCAAGTTTGACTCATGTCGAGGAAGAGGAAGTGGGAGAGGGAGTAGAAATAGAGACTCTCCCCGTGGATTTAGAATCTCGATATTCAGCGGCGACCGTGACTTCGAACTCAGATATATGA
- the groES gene encoding co-chaperone GroES translates to MANANFNVRPLHDRVLVRRLDEAEVTAGGIIIPDTAKEKPQRGEIVATGNGRVTEDGKVLPLEVKTGDKVLFSKYAGTELKLNGNELLMMREEDVLGIFN, encoded by the coding sequence ATGGCTAATGCAAATTTTAACGTGCGCCCTTTGCACGATCGAGTTCTGGTTCGTCGTTTAGATGAAGCAGAGGTCACAGCCGGAGGAATCATTATTCCGGACACAGCTAAAGAAAAACCCCAGCGTGGAGAGATCGTTGCCACCGGCAATGGACGAGTCACCGAGGACGGTAAGGTGTTGCCCTTGGAAGTGAAAACTGGCGATAAGGTCCTTTTTAGTAAATACGCAGGAACTGAGCTTAAGCTGAATGGCAATGAGTTACTGATGATGCGCGAAGAAGATGTATTAGGAATTTTTAACTAA
- the groL gene encoding chaperonin GroEL (60 kDa chaperone family; promotes refolding of misfolded polypeptides especially under stressful conditions; forms two stacked rings of heptamers to form a barrel-shaped 14mer; ends can be capped by GroES; misfolded proteins enter the barrel where they are refolded when GroES binds) — protein sequence MSKELRFSEDARNAILRGVNVLANAVKVTLGPKGRNVVIEKSFGAPLITKDGVTVAKEIDLENKFENMGAQMVKEVASKTNDDAGDGTTTATVLAQAIFREGAKIVSAGHNPMVVKKGIDKAVDYIKAELGKMAKPVKDKKEIAQVGTISANNDSEIGNMISEAMDKVGKEGVITVEESKTALTELSVVEGMQFDRGYLSPYFITNAERMETVLENAYVLIYDKKIGSMKDMLSVLEGTAKQGRPLVIIAEDVEGEALATLVVNKLRGTIQVAAVKAPGFGDRRKAMLEDIAVVTGGTLISEDTGRKLEQATLADLGQAKRVVIDKDNTTIIDGSGGKKEIQGRVGQIRAQIEETTSDYDKEKLKERLAKLAGGVAVIHVGAPSEVEMKEKKARVEDALNATRAAVEEGIVAGGGTALLRASRGVEDLELSEEERFGARIIRRACEEPLRQIAANAGIDGAIVLDRVLGNKTGAYGFNALTEQYEDLLKAGVIDPMKVVRCALENAASVSSLMLTTETMIAEAPKKDDGRGAAPDMGGGGMGGMGGMPMM from the coding sequence ATGAGTAAAGAATTGCGTTTCAGTGAAGATGCTCGTAACGCCATTTTGCGTGGAGTAAATGTTCTCGCAAATGCGGTGAAAGTAACCCTCGGACCAAAGGGTCGCAATGTGGTTATTGAAAAATCTTTTGGCGCCCCGCTGATCACTAAGGATGGCGTGACGGTTGCGAAAGAAATCGATCTTGAGAATAAATTTGAAAATATGGGCGCGCAGATGGTTAAGGAAGTTGCCAGCAAAACGAATGATGATGCTGGAGACGGAACCACCACTGCGACAGTACTTGCACAGGCTATTTTTCGTGAAGGAGCGAAGATTGTGAGTGCAGGCCACAACCCTATGGTTGTCAAAAAGGGTATTGATAAAGCCGTCGATTATATCAAGGCCGAGCTTGGCAAAATGGCAAAACCCGTAAAAGACAAAAAGGAAATTGCCCAGGTGGGAACTATTTCCGCCAATAACGATTCAGAGATTGGCAACATGATCTCTGAGGCCATGGATAAAGTTGGCAAAGAAGGTGTTATCACCGTTGAAGAAAGCAAAACAGCCTTGACTGAACTGAGCGTTGTTGAGGGGATGCAGTTTGACCGTGGCTATCTCTCTCCTTACTTCATTACCAACGCAGAAAGAATGGAAACCGTACTTGAAAATGCCTATGTGCTAATTTACGACAAAAAAATCGGCTCAATGAAGGACATGCTCAGTGTTCTTGAAGGAACAGCAAAGCAGGGGCGTCCTCTGGTTATCATTGCTGAAGACGTTGAAGGCGAGGCCCTGGCGACTCTTGTGGTGAATAAGCTCCGTGGTACAATCCAGGTTGCGGCTGTTAAGGCGCCTGGTTTTGGAGATCGTCGTAAAGCGATGTTGGAAGACATTGCAGTCGTGACTGGTGGAACTCTTATCAGCGAAGACACTGGGCGAAAATTGGAACAGGCGACTTTGGCTGATCTCGGACAGGCAAAGCGTGTCGTTATTGACAAAGATAACACAACGATCATTGATGGTTCCGGGGGCAAAAAGGAAATTCAAGGTCGCGTGGGCCAAATTCGAGCCCAGATTGAAGAGACAACCAGCGACTATGACAAGGAAAAACTCAAGGAACGCTTGGCTAAATTAGCCGGTGGTGTTGCCGTGATTCACGTTGGAGCTCCCTCAGAAGTTGAAATGAAGGAGAAGAAAGCTCGAGTCGAAGATGCTCTTAATGCAACTCGTGCAGCCGTTGAAGAGGGTATTGTCGCCGGCGGAGGAACTGCTCTTCTGCGTGCCTCTCGTGGTGTTGAAGATTTGGAGTTAAGTGAAGAGGAGCGTTTCGGTGCTCGTATCATTCGCCGTGCTTGTGAAGAGCCATTGCGCCAGATCGCTGCAAATGCGGGTATTGACGGCGCCATCGTTCTCGATCGAGTTCTTGGCAATAAGACGGGAGCTTACGGTTTCAACGCTCTCACCGAGCAGTACGAAGATCTCCTGAAGGCGGGCGTGATAGATCCAATGAAAGTCGTTCGTTGTGCTCTTGAAAACGCGGCTTCAGTTTCTTCTCTTATGCTGACAACCGAGACCATGATTGCTGAGGCCCCTAAAAAGGATGATGGCAGAGGTGCCGCTCCAGACATGGGCGGAGGCGGAATGGGCGGAATGGGCGGAATGCCAATGATGTAA